The genome window GTTACTGACACGCTGGTTTCGCGCAGCTCGTAGCGCAGACCCCGCGAGAAGCTGAGCAGAAAGGCCTTGCTGGCGGCATAAAGCGTAAGGGTAGGCACGGCCTGGTAGGCGGCCGTGCTGGCCACGTTCAAAATGTAGGCCTTGGGCTGGCGACGTAGCAAGGGCAGCAGGGCGTAAGTCAGCTCCACGGGCAGGTGCATATTGAGCTGGAGCATGTTCTGCTGCTGGGCCAGGGGTAGTTCCTCAAACCGTCCCCAGAGGCCATAGCCGGCGTTGTTTACCAGCACGGCCAACTCCTGCGTTTGGGCGGTAACCCAAGCTGCCAACTGGGCAGCCGCTCCGGCACCGGCCAAATCCAGGGGCAGCACCTGAGCTGAGCGCCCCAGCTGCCGGGCTTCCGTGGCTACTTGCTCCAACTGGTCGGCGGAGCGGGCCGTGAGCAGCAGGTCGTAGCCTTGGCGGGCCAGCACAAGCGCCATGGCCCGCCCAATTCCGCGGGAAGCACCGGTAATAAGGGCAGTTTTCAAAGGCGAAATAGTGAAGTAGTGAGGTTGTGCAGTAGCCGTATGAGGT of Hymenobacter sublimis contains these proteins:
- a CDS encoding SDR family NAD(P)-dependent oxidoreductase — its product is MKTALITGASRGIGRAMALVLARQGYDLLLTARSADQLEQVATEARQLGRSAQVLPLDLAGAGAAAQLAAWVTAQTQELAVLVNNAGYGLWGRFEELPLAQQQNMLQLNMHLPVELTYALLPLLRRQPKAYILNVASTAAYQAVPTLTLYAASKAFLLSFSRGLRYELRETSVSVTCLSPGATTTDFADRAGMNADLQAVANKVSMTPEQVAEAGITALLAGEAEVIPGALNKVSAALTSLVPKGLTERIAAGIYEKHLK